From Megalobrama amblycephala isolate DHTTF-2021 linkage group LG8, ASM1881202v1, whole genome shotgun sequence, the proteins below share one genomic window:
- the pde4ba gene encoding cAMP-specific 3',5'-cyclic phosphodiesterase 4B isoform X6, protein MPEANYLLSVSWGYIKFKRMLNRELTHLSEMSRSGNQVSEFISNTFLDKQNDVEIPSPTPKAREKKKKQQLMTQISGVKKVSHGPILNCGIARFGVKTDKEDLLSKELDDLNKWGLNIFTVSEYSNNRPLTCIMYAIFQERDLLKTFKIPADTFVTYMMTLEDHYHQDVAYHNSLHAADVAQSTHILLSTPALDAVFTDLEILAAIFAAAIHDVDHPGVSNQFLINTNSELALMYNDESVLENHHLAVGFKLLQEDNCDIFQNLNKKQRQSLRKMVIDMVLATDMSKHMSLLADLKTMVETKKVTSSGVLLLDNYTDRIQVLRNMVHCADLSNPTKSLELYRQWTDRIMDEFFHQGDRERERGMEISPMCDKHTASVEKSQVGFIDYIVHPLWETWADLVHPDAQDILDTLEDNRNWYQSMIPLSPSPPFYQPDKEGPDKFQFEITLEEEDSEGTEKDEKDEQSQGDEEEEVEEDDRGEEMESTTHIQIVTEDASPVDT, encoded by the exons ACAAACAGAATGATGTGGAGATTCCCTCGCCTACACCAAAAGCCCgcgagaagaagaaaaaacagcaGCTGATGACTCAGATCAGTGGCGTGAAGAAAGTGTCCCACGGGCCCATCCTCAACTGCGGCATCGCTCGCTTCGGCGTCAAAACGGACAAAGAGGATTTACTGTCAAAG GAATTAGATGACCTGAACAAATGGGGCCTGAACATCTTTACCGTTTCAGAGTATTCAAACAACCGGCCGCTAACTTGCATTATGTATGCCATCTTCCAG GAACGAGACTTGCTCAAGACGTTCAAGATCCCAGCAGATACTTTTGTGACGTACATGATGACCCTTGAGGATCACTACCACCAAGATGTGGCCTATCATAACAGCCTTCACGCTGCTGATGTGGCCCAGTCAACTCACATTCTGCTGTCCACACCTGCTCTAGAC GCTGTCTTCACTGATCTTGAGATCctggcagccatttttgcagCAGCCATCCATGATGTGGACCACCCTGGTGTTTCAAACCAGTTCCTCATCAATACAA ACTCCGAGTTAGCGCTCATGTATAACGATGAGTCAGTTTTGGAGAACCACCATTTAGCCGTGGGCTTTAAACTTCTACAGGAGGACAACTGTGACATCTTCCAAAACCTCAATAAGAAACAGAGGCAGTCACTCCGAAAGATGGTCATTGACATG GTACTGGCCACGGACATGTCTAAGCACATGAGCTTACTGGCCGATCTGAAGACCATGGTAGAGACGAAGAAAGTGACAAGCTCAGGAGTTTTACTTCTGGATAACTACACAGACAGGATACAG GTTTTGCGGAACATGGTTCACTGCGCCGATCTGAGCAATCCCACCAAGTCTCTAGAGCTGTACCGCCAGTGGACTGACCGCATCATGGACGAGTTCTTTCACCAGGGCGATCGAGAGAGGGAGCGTGGCATGGAGATCAGCCCCATGTGTGACAAACACACCGCCTCTGTGGAGAAATCACAG GTGGGTTTCATTGACTATATCGTCCACCCGCTGTGGGAAACCTGGGCCGACTTGGTCCATCCGGATGCCCAGGATATACTGGACACACTGGAGGATAACCGGAACTGGTACCAGAGCATGATACCCCTGAGCCCTTCCCCGCCCTTCTACCAGCCCGACAAAGAAGGGCCTGACAAGTTCCAGTTCGAGATCACGCTAGAGGAGGAGGACTCAGAAGGCACGGAAAAAGACGAAAAAGACGAACAGAGCCAGGGAGACGAGGAAGAGGAGGTGGAAGAAGATGACAGAGGGGAAGAAATGGAATCCACTACACACATCCAGATAGTTACCGAAGACGCCTCACCGGTCGACACATAG